One region of Primulina tabacum isolate GXHZ01 chromosome 1, ASM2559414v2, whole genome shotgun sequence genomic DNA includes:
- the LOC142556606 gene encoding uncharacterized protein LOC142556606, with amino-acid sequence MPDFKLLEINIISAQDLPPVSKTLRTFAAVYIDPGHKLTTRIDQRGSTNPTWNYKVVFQVDDEFLKSKSSAINIEIYNVTWLRDLPIGTTHLLINNLSPTIRKNSSERRVKLQICTASGHLQGTLNLALQLVDNTIPASSEISISRTTNDPDKENWEGDEDQNEKEKDCVIEVPTAPEMLKDEDLIPNEERRMITRPGSEHETENYTTYTYSNSLFSAMRPLPSEVAGDMKKWLYSNQGDDFSSSIFENWTEAGGIKSENHAAKSGNPKQVNANDAIQLKKGNNIISGYRQKVSSKKRLFSCIGNAYGFEFSFICGSNKWKSKRNERKKKQSFQLIGLPEENLRKFYV; translated from the coding sequence ATGCCTGATTTCAAGCTCCTGGAAATCAACATAATCTCTGCACAAGACCTCCCACCCGTGTCGAAAACCCTACGAACATTTGCGGCCGTGTACATCGACCCCGGCCACAAATTAACCACAAGGATCGACCAACGGGGCAGCACCAACCCCACCTGGAATTACAAGGTCGTTTTCCAGGTCGATGACGAGTTTCTAAAATCCAAATCCTCGGCTATCAACATTGAAATCTACAATGTCACCTGGTTGCGAGACCTCCCAATTGGAACCACTCATCTTCTCATCAACAATTTGTCACCAACCATTCGAAAAAACTCGTCCGAAAGACGGGTAAAACTTCAGATTTGTACCGCATCGGGGCATCTGCAAGGAACCCTGAATCTTGCTCTCCAGCTTGTCGACAATACAATTCCAGCGTCGAGTGAAATAAGCATATCCAGGACAACAAATGACCCTGATAAGGAAAATTGGGAAGGCGATGAGGATCAAAACGAAAAGGAGAAAGATTGCGTGATTGAGGTCCCAACAGCCCCCGAAATGTTGAAAGATGAGGACCTAATTCCGAATGAAGAAAGGAGAATGATAACCAGGCCCGGATCTGAGCACGAAACCGAGAACTACACGACTTATACGTATAGTAACTCGCTTTTCTCCGCAATGCGGCCTTTGCCGTCCGAGGTAGCAGGGGACATGAAAAAATGGTTGTATTCTAACCAAGGGGACGACTTTAGCAGCTCGATATTTGAGAATTGGACAGAAGCAGGTGGGATTAAGAGTGAAAACCATGCAGCGAAATCCGGAAACCCGAAACAGGTTAATGCCAACGATGCAATTCAATTGAAGAAAGGCAATAATATTATTTCAGGGTATCGTCAGAAAGTTTCTTCTAAGAAAAGGTTGTTTTCGTGCATTGGAAATGCGTATGGATTCGAGTTTAGCTTCATTTGCGGGTCCAATAAATGGAAGAGCAAGAGGAATGAGAGGAAGAAGAAACAAAGCTTTCAGTTGATTGGGCTTCCAGAAGAAAATCTTCGCAAGTTTTATGTCTGA
- the LOC142516964 gene encoding plasmodesmata-located protein 2-like, producing MGGSFKNRCVPFLNFSILYFVIILPYCAQSTLISSDNYHKLIYKQCSNKTNPNNLSHSSLLAKLFQDFISQSSKSKFFETIVYDNYETSISGTYQCRKDLTTDECHNCVSKFPQLSNELCSNNNEIPSRIQLLGCYARYEEDGPENENEPGIQILHKSCSEYKVKRNSGFEEMKNAALFALESAVLSGNGFCQMNYESFGLMAECAANLRGCDCGECVNNAVQICEEECGNSVYAELYLEGCFVSYEYYGDRGIGSNSFEGNGIGGRTAKLVAIGIGAAILSGVILCFLIRSFRKKRDDW from the exons ATGGGTGGTTCATTCAAGAATCGTTGTGttccatttctaaatttttcaaTCTTATATTTTGTAATAATCTTACCATATTGTGCTCAAAGTACCCTAATATCATCAGACAATTACCACAAGTTGATATACAAGCAATGCTCGAATAAAACTAATCCAAATAATCTCTCACATTCATCCCTACTCGCAAAACTTTTCCAAGATTTCATTTCCCAGTCTTCGAAATCCAAGTTCTTCGAAACCATCGTCTATGATAACTATGAAACCTCGATCTCAGGCACGTACCAGTGCCGGAAAGACTTAACCACGGACGAATGCCACAACTGTGTCAGCAAATTCCCTCAACTGTCAAATGAACTATGCAGCAACAACAACGAGATCCCTTCAAGAATCCAACTCTTGGGGTGCTACGCGCGTTACGAAGAAGACGGTCCCGAAAACGAGAACGAACCCGGGATCCAGATTCTTCATAAGAGCTGCAGCGAATACAAAGTGAAGAGGAATAGTGGTTTCGAAGAGATGAAAAATGCTGCACTTTTTGCCCTGGAAAGCGCGGTTTTGAGTGGGAACGGGTTTTGTCAGATGAACTATGAATCCTTTGGTCTGATGGCGGAGTGTGCCGCGAATCTAAGAGGGTGTGATTGTGGAGAATGTGTGAATAATGCAGTGCAAATATGTGAGGAAGAGTGTGGGAATTCGGTTTATGCTGAACTTTATTTGGAAGGATGCTTTGTAAGTTATGAATATTATGGAGATCGTGGGATCGGTTCCAACTCGTTTGAAG gtaATGGAATTGGAGGGCGAACAGCTAAATTGGTCGCAATTGGTATTGGAGCTGCCATACTATCGGGAGTTATATTATGCTTTCTCATAAGATCATTTCGTAAGAAAAGGGATG ATTGGTGA